In the genome of Coraliomargarita algicola, one region contains:
- the pseI gene encoding pseudaminic acid synthase — translation MNTFIKIGNREIGSSSRPYVIAEMSANHNGNIDAAKLIINAAAQCGADAIKIQTYRADTLTIDSDKPDFVINDGLWAGRSLYDLYEQAHTPWEWHASLFEYAKQCGITIFSSPFDSTAIDLLEDLNAPAYKIASFEAVDHQLIRYAASTGKPLIISTGMADLEEIEEAVEAARDGGCRELAILHCVSGYPAPAKDYNLRTITDLAERFGCVTGLSDHTLDNSTAIASVALGASIIEKHFTLDRSRGGPDDSFSLEADELRALVRDSKTAWEALGQVDYGRKSSESGNVKFRRSLYFVESVKAGEIIGPQHVRCIRPGYGLAPKHLDTIVGKQLKVDVQYATPVTWDVFV, via the coding sequence ATGAACACTTTTATTAAAATTGGAAATCGAGAAATCGGTTCAAGCTCACGGCCCTATGTGATCGCTGAGATGTCGGCAAATCATAATGGTAATATTGATGCCGCGAAACTGATTATTAATGCTGCGGCGCAGTGCGGGGCGGATGCGATTAAAATTCAGACGTATCGTGCGGATACGCTGACCATTGATTCAGACAAACCTGATTTTGTAATAAATGATGGGTTATGGGCAGGACGCAGTCTCTATGATCTTTATGAGCAAGCCCATACGCCTTGGGAATGGCATGCGTCCCTGTTTGAATACGCGAAGCAGTGTGGGATTACGATATTTAGCTCTCCTTTTGATTCTACGGCGATCGACTTGCTCGAAGATTTAAATGCGCCAGCATATAAAATTGCGTCCTTTGAGGCAGTCGATCATCAGCTTATCCGTTATGCTGCTTCCACTGGCAAGCCGTTGATTATTTCGACTGGTATGGCAGATTTGGAAGAGATTGAAGAGGCCGTTGAGGCCGCGCGTGATGGTGGTTGCCGTGAATTGGCTATATTGCATTGTGTGAGTGGATATCCTGCGCCTGCAAAGGATTACAATCTCAGGACGATTACAGATCTAGCTGAGCGTTTCGGCTGTGTGACCGGTCTGTCGGATCATACCTTAGACAACAGCACTGCGATTGCTTCTGTAGCTTTAGGTGCATCTATCATTGAGAAGCATTTTACCTTGGATCGTTCGCGTGGAGGACCTGATGATAGTTTCTCACTTGAGGCGGATGAGTTGCGAGCTTTAGTTAGAGACTCTAAGACCGCTTGGGAGGCGCTTGGACAAGTTGACTACGGTCGAAAGTCTAGTGAGTCTGGGAACGTCAAATTTCGTCGCTCCTTGTACTTTGTTGAGAGTGTTAAAGCCGGTGAAATAATTGGTCCTCAACATGTCCGTTGCATCCGTCCTGGTTATGGCTTAGCGCCGAAGCATCTGGATACGATTGTCGGTAAGCAGTTGAAAGTAGATGTTCAGTATGCCACGCCGGTAACTTGGGATGTTTTTGTGTAG
- a CDS encoding formyltransferase family protein — MKISILCSDATHPVNAYLNQWISSHAMHEVALMRRRDELDSGDLLFLISCSEIIDREVRDRFKKVLVIHASDLPLGRGWSPHVWQIVEGSENVCVTLLEAEDHIDSGDIWNKIWVAIPVDALWTEINDIIFEAECSLMDYAVENFHSIKPTQQNRSIPPTYYPKRTPADSELDPQKSIADQFDLIRVCDPDRFPAYFSLRGSEYIIRLERK; from the coding sequence ATGAAAATCTCTATACTATGCTCGGATGCGACGCACCCTGTGAATGCTTATCTTAACCAGTGGATATCCAGTCACGCGATGCATGAAGTTGCATTGATGAGGAGACGAGACGAACTCGATTCTGGTGATCTTCTTTTTCTTATTTCCTGCAGCGAAATCATTGATCGTGAGGTGCGGGATCGATTTAAAAAAGTCTTAGTGATACACGCCAGTGATTTACCACTTGGGCGTGGCTGGAGCCCGCATGTGTGGCAAATCGTTGAGGGAAGTGAAAATGTATGTGTGACGCTATTGGAGGCGGAAGATCATATCGATAGTGGTGATATTTGGAATAAAATATGGGTCGCGATTCCTGTTGATGCATTGTGGACCGAAATTAATGACATTATTTTTGAAGCTGAATGTTCTTTGATGGATTATGCTGTAGAAAATTTTCATTCTATTAAGCCAACGCAACAGAATAGGAGCATTCCTCCCACTTATTATCCTAAGCGTACGCCTGCAGATAGTGAGTTAGATCCCCAGAAAAGCATTGCCGATCAGTTTGATTTGATACGCGTATGTGACCCGGATCGATTTCCTGCTTATTTTTCCCTTCGTGGAAGCGAATATATCATACGATTAGAGCGAAAATGA
- the pseG gene encoding UDP-2,4-diacetamido-2,4,6-trideoxy-beta-L-altropyranose hydrolase gives MKATLLIRADAGGATGTGHVMRMIALAQGYLRCGGRVVLASVNCPEKLVERVRSHNIEHYFINTKQPGHLNDAQLTTELAREVGAEWLVVDGYHFDYDYQKYVKQAGLSLLCVDDYGYSNRWFCDVILNQNLDADLNFEYVSDLEDTQVLAGGRFCLLREEFLKEKAQPRSWGKIECLLVTLGGSDSDNATETVLHLLNQFAFRSLLIRVLVGADNPHVERLRSIKSHHHMEVVQNITNMPEQYAWADGIISAGGSTCWEWLYCGLPGAIVTIADNQLPIVRALTEQRKAALSLGWFHEIHVNSSSSKLKSWLEAPSSITDRNVACNLVDGIGVERVCQMLSDGFEVK, from the coding sequence ATGAAGGCAACTTTACTGATTCGTGCCGATGCGGGCGGCGCGACTGGCACAGGGCATGTCATGCGTATGATTGCGTTGGCGCAGGGATACTTGCGTTGTGGTGGTCGCGTGGTTTTGGCTTCTGTAAATTGCCCTGAAAAGCTGGTAGAACGTGTGCGCAGTCATAATATTGAACATTATTTTATCAATACTAAGCAGCCTGGGCATTTGAATGATGCTCAATTGACTACAGAACTCGCAAGAGAGGTCGGAGCAGAATGGTTAGTCGTGGATGGTTATCATTTTGACTATGACTATCAGAAGTATGTCAAGCAAGCTGGGCTATCACTGCTTTGTGTCGATGATTATGGATACTCTAATCGATGGTTTTGTGATGTGATATTAAATCAAAATTTAGATGCTGATCTCAATTTTGAATATGTAAGTGATTTGGAGGACACACAGGTATTGGCAGGGGGGCGTTTCTGTTTGTTGCGCGAAGAGTTTTTGAAGGAAAAAGCTCAGCCTCGGAGCTGGGGGAAAATTGAATGTTTGCTCGTAACCTTAGGTGGATCCGATTCTGATAATGCAACTGAAACGGTTTTGCATTTGTTAAATCAATTTGCTTTTCGCTCCTTGCTGATACGTGTTTTAGTGGGAGCAGATAATCCGCATGTAGAGCGCTTACGCTCAATTAAAAGTCACCATCACATGGAAGTTGTGCAGAATATAACTAACATGCCAGAGCAATACGCTTGGGCGGATGGGATTATTTCTGCCGGTGGTAGTACCTGTTGGGAATGGCTCTATTGCGGACTTCCTGGGGCGATTGTGACAATTGCTGATAACCAGTTGCCCATCGTTCGTGCGCTAACAGAACAGCGTAAGGCGGCACTGTCGCTGGGGTGGTTTCATGAGATTCATGTCAATTCTTCATCTTCAAAGCTAAAGTCATGGCTGGAGGCCCCGAGTTCGATCACGGATCGTAATGTTGCTTGTAACTTGGTTGATGGTATCGGGGTTGAGCGAGTATGTCAGATGCTTTCTGATGGCTTTGAAGTTAAATAA
- a CDS encoding pseudaminic acid biosynthesis-associated methylase encodes MTHKKFETEQEQFWAGEFGTEYITRNKGSALLASNLNFFTHALRSAGEFSSCIEFGANVGMNLKALKLLRPELRLQGIEINETAAAQLADFLGEENVFCQSIFEWQSQEQVELSLIKGVLIHINPDKLKDVYQALYQTSSRYVLVCEYYNPAPVTINYRGHSDRLFKRDFAGEMMEIYPDLELIDYGFSYRRDPVFPQDDITWFLMEKRG; translated from the coding sequence ATGACTCACAAAAAGTTTGAAACTGAACAGGAACAATTTTGGGCTGGAGAATTCGGTACCGAATACATTACTCGTAATAAAGGAAGTGCTCTTCTCGCCTCCAATTTAAACTTTTTTACTCACGCATTACGCAGTGCAGGTGAGTTTAGTAGCTGTATCGAATTCGGTGCTAATGTCGGAATGAATCTGAAGGCGCTTAAACTCTTGCGTCCAGAACTAAGGCTGCAAGGTATTGAGATTAATGAGACTGCTGCTGCTCAATTAGCTGATTTCCTCGGCGAGGAAAATGTATTTTGTCAATCGATTTTTGAATGGCAATCACAGGAACAAGTTGAGCTATCGCTAATCAAAGGTGTGCTCATACACATTAATCCGGATAAGCTAAAGGATGTTTATCAGGCACTCTATCAGACTTCGAGTCGTTATGTGCTGGTTTGCGAATATTATAACCCTGCACCCGTGACAATAAACTATCGTGGGCATAGTGATCGTTTGTTTAAACGTGATTTTGCGGGTGAAATGATGGAAATATATCCAGATCTCGAATTAATAGATTATGGTTTTAGTTATCGTCGTGATCCCGTTTTTCCGCAGGATGATATCACATGGTTTTTAATGGAGAAAAGAGGTTGA